CCCAGTTGTACGATGACTAACAACACAAACACACGGAGACCTTCCATGAGCCTGCAACGTCGCGCAATTCTTCTGGCCTGCACCGCCGCTCTGGCTGCGGCATCCGCCACGGCCCAAACCGCTGACTGGCCCACCAAGACCTTGCGCATCGTGGTGCCCTACCCACCAGGCGGCAGCTCGGACATCATTGCGCGCTCCATCAGCCAGGCGCTGTCCGAGTCACTCAAGCAAAGCGTGATCGTCGAGAACAAACCCGGCGCCAATGGCAATCTGGGCGCCGACTTTGTGGCCAAGGCCGAGCCCGATGGCTACACCATGCTGCTGTGCGATGTGGGTGCACTGGCCATCAGCCCCTCGGTCTACACCAAGCTGTCGTTCGACCCGTCCAAAGGCCTGCGCGGTGTGACCATGCTGGCCTACTCGCCCCACCTGCTGGTGGTGCACCCTTCGGTGCCGGTGAACAACCTCAAGGAGTTGATCGCCTACTCCAAGAAGAACGAGCTGAACTTTGCCGTGACGGCCACAGGTAGCGCCCCGCACCTGGCCGGCGTTGCGCTGGAGCGCGCCAGCGGTGCACGTTGGCAGTACATCCCCTACAAGGGCGGCGTCACCGCCATCCAGGACACCGTGGCAGGCCAGACCCAGGTGCTAATGAACGGCATGCTGGCCACCCTGCCCCAGGTGCAGAACGGCAAGCTCAAGGTGCTGGGCGTTTCCAAGTCCACCCGCATGCCGCTGATCGGTGACGTGCCCACGATTGCCGAGCAAGGTGTGGCCGGCTACGAGTCGGGCACCTGGCAAGGCGTCCTGCTGCCACGCGGCACTCCCGATGCCGTGGTGCAAAAGCTCAACAAGGCACTCATCACCGCCATCCGCGCGCCCGAGATCCGCTCGCGCCTGGCCGGCCAAGGCGCCGAAGTGGTGACCATGACCTCTACCGAACAGGACCAGTTCTTCGCCAAGGAACGCGCGCGCTGGGCCAGCGTGGTGAAGGCCGCCAACATCAAACTCGACTGAGCGCCAAGCACACCCGTTTCATTCACATTTCTCTCCCGCTGCACTGATCATGACCCCGCAAGAACTCAAAACCATCATGGGCTCCGGCCTGCTCTCGTTCCCCATCACCGACTTCGACGAGCAAGGCAACTTCCGCCCCAAGACCTACATCGAGCGCCTGGAGTGGCTCGCCCCTTACGGTGCCAGCGCTCTGTTTGCCGCCGGTGGCACGGGTGAATACTTCTCTCTCTCGGGCCCCGAGTACAGCGAGGTGATCAAGACGGCGGTGGAGACCTGCCGGGGCAAGGTGCCGATCATTGCCGGCGCCGGTGGCCCCACCCGCACGGCCATTGCCCACGCGCAGGAGGCCGAGCGTCTGGGTGCCCACGGCATCCTGCTGCTGCCGCATTACCTGACCGAAGCCGGGCAGGAAGGTCTGATCGCCCATGTGGAGCAGGTCTGCAAGAGCGTGAAGTTCGGTGTGATCGTCTACAACCGTGACCGCACCAAGCTCACGGCCGAGTCCCTGGCCATCCTGGCCGAGCGTTGTCCGAACCTGGTGGGGTTCAAGGATGGTGTGGGCAATATCGAGACCATGTCTTCCATCTACATGAAGCTGGGGGACCGCTTCTCGTACCTGGGCGGCCTGCCCACGGCCGAGGTGTATGCGGCGGCCTACAAGGCGCTGGGCACGCCGGTGTATTCGTCGGCGGTGTTCAACTTCATCCCCAAGACGGCGATGGAGTTCTACCAGGCGGTGGCGACGGACGACACGGCCACGCAGCACCGGCTGCTCAAGTCGTTCTTCATGCCGTACCTGGCCATCCGCAACCGGGTGGAGGGTTATGGGGTGTCGATCATCAAGGCGGGGGCGCGCATCGTAGGCCATGACGGTGGACCGGTGCGGGCACCGCTGGTGGACCTCAAGCCCAGCGAGATGGAAGAGCTCAAGGCGCTGATTGACAAGCTCGGGCCGCAGTAAGAACCGGCTGCTTCGGGGCCTGTTCAGGGCCTGGTTTTCCAGGCCCTCGTTTTTTCCCCAGTGAAAACCAACACCCCAGGCCCGGCCGTGCACAGGTCCGGGGGCAGTCCTGGCACGCCCATTCCACAACTATCAACACAACAACGGAGACAGACAAGATGTTCAAGCAAATCATTCTGGCCGCAGCCGCCGCCGTCACCCTTGCCTCGCTCGCAGGTTGCGCCACCGGTGCGGCAGCCACCGGCTCCTCGGCGTCGGCCGAACAAGCCGTGGCAGCCGCCGCAGAAAAGCTGCGCGTGGCCATGATCGACCCCACGCCTGCGGCGCTGACGGCCTTGGTGGCCGACGACCTGAGCTACGGCCACTCCGGCGGCCGCGTGGACACCAAGGACAGCTTCATCGGCGACCTGATCGCCGGCAAGTCCGACTTCGTGACCATTGCCATCACCGACCAGACCATCAAGGTCGTGGG
Above is a window of Acidovorax sp. KKS102 DNA encoding:
- a CDS encoding tripartite tricarboxylate transporter substrate binding protein, which produces MSLQRRAILLACTAALAAASATAQTADWPTKTLRIVVPYPPGGSSDIIARSISQALSESLKQSVIVENKPGANGNLGADFVAKAEPDGYTMLLCDVGALAISPSVYTKLSFDPSKGLRGVTMLAYSPHLLVVHPSVPVNNLKELIAYSKKNELNFAVTATGSAPHLAGVALERASGARWQYIPYKGGVTAIQDTVAGQTQVLMNGMLATLPQVQNGKLKVLGVSKSTRMPLIGDVPTIAEQGVAGYESGTWQGVLLPRGTPDAVVQKLNKALITAIRAPEIRSRLAGQGAEVVTMTSTEQDQFFAKERARWASVVKAANIKLD
- the kdgD gene encoding 5-dehydro-4-deoxyglucarate dehydratase, which translates into the protein MTPQELKTIMGSGLLSFPITDFDEQGNFRPKTYIERLEWLAPYGASALFAAGGTGEYFSLSGPEYSEVIKTAVETCRGKVPIIAGAGGPTRTAIAHAQEAERLGAHGILLLPHYLTEAGQEGLIAHVEQVCKSVKFGVIVYNRDRTKLTAESLAILAERCPNLVGFKDGVGNIETMSSIYMKLGDRFSYLGGLPTAEVYAAAYKALGTPVYSSAVFNFIPKTAMEFYQAVATDDTATQHRLLKSFFMPYLAIRNRVEGYGVSIIKAGARIVGHDGGPVRAPLVDLKPSEMEELKALIDKLGPQ
- a CDS encoding nuclear transport factor 2 family protein, with the protein product MFKQIILAAAAAVTLASLAGCATGAAATGSSASAEQAVAAAAEKLRVAMIDPTPAALTALVADDLSYGHSGGRVDTKDSFIGDLIAGKSDFVTIAITDQTIKVVGNTAIVRHTLTADTNDSGKPGKVQIKILGVWQLQGGQWKLLARQAVRVAA